GCAGATAGCCCTCGACGAAGCCCGTGTTGCGGTCGCCGGCGTTGTGGTCGAGTTCGTTGAGCCGGGTGATGAGAAATTCGGTGAGCGCGGTGATCCGGGCGTTGAGCCGTTCGTGAAGTTCGGCGACGACGGCCAGCACGGTGGCGGTGCCGGCCGCGGTGATCGTGAGGGCGTTCACGAGGAACGGCACCTGGTCACCGCCCTGCACCGTTCCGACCACGACGTTCGCGGTCACGCACAGGGTCAGGGACACCGCCGCCACTACAACTGCCATCCATTTCAGGGTCATGGCTAGACCCCTCCTTCTGTCCCGCAGGGCTGGGTTCGGCCTTGTCCCGTCCCCCCGCCGACGACGAGCCCAAGCAGTACGAAAAGGCACGTTAGCGCGTGATTTGGCTCCCGGGAGTCGAGATGGATGAGTGGCATGCACGAAGTCGCGCCATTTGTGTAACTACCCGACTTGCTTCCGCCCTTTTCGGACTTCCAGTGGCAACACCGGACGATATGCCAGATAACGGATCGTCTCTCGAATGTGGAACTTCTCCGCGTCCGACACGTTCGGATTCACCAGTCGGCGGAGCAGCGCCTCGACGTCCGGATCCATCGGCGGAGCAGTGGGAGTCGGCCGGGACGGGGTCGCGCGGTCCCAACCGAGCACTCCGAAGGGGACGGTCGGATCCAGTCCCAGGCCCTCGCAGAACGCGACCACCCGCTCGGCCTCCGGGTCGCTGGCCCACTCGCCGCGTACCCAGCGGTTGATCGTTTGGCGCGACACGCCGGTACGCCGGGAGACCTCCGTACCCGTCCAGGCACGGGTGGTGCGGGCGTCGTCGAGTGCCTTCCGTACGAAGGCGGCGAAGGCGAGCTTCCGTCCGTGGGCGCGGTCCGGCACGCGGTGACGGTACGACCACGCGCCCGATTTCGGGGGGACCGGCAGTGATTTGTACTGCGCGCGTGACAATGGCTCATGTTTCCCGGCCGCACCGTTGCTGCTTGTGTCGAGGGGTATCACGGGGCAACAATAGGTGTACCCAGGTGTGGGGGTAATCAGACGAAGAGCTGATACTGTCACGCGTGTGGGACTATTTACGGTATGTCTCGTGTGTGAGACGTTTCGTGCTCACGAGGGTCACGTCCTCGTGACAGGAGGAGTCCGGTGACCGAACTAGCAACCCGGGCCCAGGCATTCGGTCTGATCGCCGACGGCGTGGCCGCCGGCCTCAGCGCGCCGTGGCGGTTGTACCTCGCCCGCGGCTGTCGCTACCTCTCGCTCAACGTCGGTGACCGGGCGGAGTGGAACTCGTGGCGTACCCATCTCGGCTGTCCGGAGTTGAGCGTTCGGGTGTACGACGCGGGCGGCGAGATCCGACGGGCCTCCGTCGCGGAGGTCGTACTCGACGGTTGTCGGATCAGCGTGGAGTTGGTGGAGGAGGTGGGCACGGACGATCTCGACCGGCTGCTCATCACCGACCCGACCTCCCTCGACCCGGAGGAGACATGAGCGAGCGCGGCGAGGCGGCGGCATGAGCCGGCGCCCCGGTCAGCTCGGTGGATGACGACCCACGACGACGAGCGCAGCGAGGACGACGAGCGCAGCGAGGAGATGGCGTGAGCAGGACTGGCACAGCGGCGGCCTGGAGAGGAGATGCGCCCGGTGACATGCGGTACGTCGACCGGCACCAGGGTGGGGTGAGCGGGTGAGTCCGTTCTTCGTGGTATTCCTCCTGTTGCTGCTCGCCTCGTCCAGCTACGCGGTGGGGCGGCTGCACGGTCAACTCAGCTACCGGCTCGGTTACCGCTTCGGGTACCGGCAGGGCTATTTCGACGGCGACCGGGGGGCTTGGAACCGTCGGCGTCGGGAGGCGCAGGCGGCTATCGCCTCGGTGTTGGCGGTGCCATCACCCACCACACCGCACAACGTCCACACCGTCGTAGGTCAGGGAACGACGTATACGGGCGCCTCTTTCGCGGGGACCGCGACCAACGGCGGACGGCACTCCACCGACGCCCTCGCCGGCCGAAATGTCTGACCGGTGGCGCGGTGGGGTGAGCGGTCACCCGCGAACACGGTGCGCAGGTCCGTTCCGGACCCGCACCGTCGGGATCACCTCAGACCGGTGATGGTGATCCCACCGGCCGGGATGCGCGCAGGGGGCATGCATCCCGGCCGGTCCACCCGGTGCCGGACGGCGAGCCGCCGTCCGGAAACCCGGACGGATCCGGCCCTCAGTGCCGATTCGCACAGCCGTTCGCCCTAGCCCAAGCCGGCATTTCCCGGTTAGCGTCTACCCATGGCACGGGGTCATCCCGGGCCAGCCGGCCGGCCCGGACCTTGCGACAGCACGCCACGGGGCCCGCATCCGACCCCGTGTCTCCGGGCACCGGACGAGGCGGAACGCGGGTGTACGGGTGCACATCCGCCGGAGCAGGCCTGTGACGACTCGCCGTACCAACCCTCGGGCCGACGACCAGAACCCGACCGCCAGCGGAGCACCTAGCCGAGCCAGGGGCGGACGCCGGACCCGGACGGCGGCACCGGCCGCCAGTGCGGAGCCCGCACCAGCTACCCGGGCGTACGTTCTGGACACCTCGGTCCTGCTGTCCGATCCCGGCGCCTTCCGCCGGTTCGCCGAGCACGAGGTGGTGGTGCCACTCGTGGTGATCTCCGAGTTGGAGGGGAAGCGGCACCATCCGGAACTGGGTTGGTTCGCCCGGCAGTCCCTGCGGATGCTCGACGACCTGCGGGTCCAGCACGGGCGGTTGGACCAGCCGGTGCCGGCGAACGAGGTCGGCGGCACGATGCGGGTGGAGCTGAACCACGCCGATGACGGGGTACTGCCGCCAGGTTTCCGCAACGAGTCCAACGACACCCGGATCCTGTCGGTGGCGCTCAACCTGGCCGCGGAGGGCCGCTCGGTCACCCTGGTCAGCAAGGACATGCCGCTGCGGGTCAAGGCCGCGTCGGTCGGCCTGACCGCCGACGAGTACCGGCACGGCCAGGCCAGCGACCCGACCTGGACCGGGATGGCCGAGCTGGAGCTGGGGGAGGAGCAGGTCAACCGGCTGTACGACGACGCGGCGCTGGACCTGGACGCCGCCGCCGGCCTGCCCACGCACACCGGTCTGGTGCTGCACTCGCCACGCGGTTCCGCGCTCGGTCGGGTGCTGGCCGACAAGACCGTACGGCTGGTGCGCGGTGACCGGGAGGCGTTCGGGCTGCGCGGCCGTTCGGCGGAGCAGCGGGTGGCGCTCGACCTCCTGCTGGACGAGTCGATCGGCATCGTCTCGTTGGGTGGCCGGGCCGGTACCGGAAAGTCGGCGTTGGCCCTCTGCGCCGGCCTGGAGGCCGTGATGGAGCGGGGCCGACACAAGAAGGTCATCGTGTTCCGCCCGTTGTACGCGGTCGGCGGCCAGGAGCTGGGCTACCTGCCCGGCTCGGAGGCGGAGAAGATGTCGCCCTGGGCCCAGGCGGTCTTCGACACCCTCGGCGCGGTGGTGCACGGGAACGTGATGGACGAGGTGTTGTCCCGGGGGATGCTGGAGGTCCTGCCGCTGACCCACATCCGGGGGCGCAGCCTGCACGACGCCTTCGTGATCGTCGACGAGGCCCAGTCGCTGGAGCGTGGGGTGCTGCTCACCGTGCTGTCCCGGGTGGGTCAGGGCTCCCGGGTGGTGCTCACCCACGACGTCGCCCAGCGGGACAACCTGCGGGTCGGCCGGCACGACGGCGTGACGGCGGTTATCGAGGCGCTGAAGGGGCATCCGATCTTCGCGCACGTCACGCTGACCCGATCGGAGCGGTCGCCGATCGCCGAGGTGGTTACGGATCTTCTGGAGGACATCCCGCTGTAGGAGCCCACCTAGCGGTTTTTGCCCATTCCGGTGGTGTTTTGTGGCGTGATGCAAGTCACAAAATTCCCGTCTGGTTTCCCAGGGGTCTCACCTTGCGCAATGGTGTCCATCGAGCGTCCAACGTCCTTTCGGCATCGTCACCGACGCATGGCCGAGGAGACGGCGGCACCGATCGGTAAGCAGCCGGTCGGGGCCACGGCCCGGCAGGGTCGGGGCGCTCGCGGCGTGACCAGGGGACCTTTCCGGGTCCCACCGCGCCGTGTCCTTGCCCCCGACGAAGGGACCACTTCGTGAGTCGGCCGTGGAGCCGGTTCGGTGTCCGGGGACTTGCCGTCGCGTTGCTCCTTGGGGGCGTCGGAGGCGGCTACTACCTGGGTGAAGACCGCGAAGCGCAGCAACACAGCATCGAGGCCGAGGCGGTCGCCGACGCGCAGCAGGCCGAGTGGGACCTGCTGCGCCAGCGGCACGCCGCACACATCGTCGCCACCGCGGAGCAGCGGGCCGCCGCGGCCGAGGCTGCCCGCAAGGCGGACGAGATCGCTCGGGCCGCCGCCGCGCGGGCCAAGAAGGCGGAGGAAGCGGCGAGCCGAAAGCGGGAACGCGAGAAGCAGAAGAAGGAGGAGGCCGAGTCGGCGACCAAGCCGTACACCGGGCCGATCCCCGCGTCCTGCAACGAGTACAGCGGCAACCGGAAGATCGGTTGCGCGCTGATGCTGGAGAAGGGCTTCAAGATCGCTGAGATGCCCTGCCTGGAGAAGCTCTGGGACCACGAGAGCGGCTGGAACCACAAGGCAGAGAACAAGTCCTCCGGGGCGTACGGCATCCCGCAGGCGCTGCCGGGCAGCAAGATGGGCTCGATCGCCTCCGACTGGCGGACCAGCCCGGCGACCCAGATCAAGTGGGGGCTGGGCTACATCAAGGGCAGGTACAAGACGCCCTGTGGCGCCTGGACGTACTTCCAGGACAAGGGCTTCTACTGAGCCTGATCGTCGCGAAGGGGTGTGAACCGACCGGTTCGCACCCCTTCGGTGCGTCCAGGCCCGGAGCGGGCCTTTCGCGGCCGGCGGGCGGCTGACTGGCGTTCGGCGGGGCGGCTGACTGGCGGTCGGCCCGCAGAGCTGATAGCAACATGGGGGTGACGTTCGATCCGATGTCCCGTGGCAGCGATCCCAACCAGTTCGGCACCGAGGCGTTCTACGCCGCGCTCGGCCGCGCCTTCGTGGCCATGTGTGCCGTCGTGCCGTTGCTCTTCGTGATCGAGGCGCTCGACCTCTGGCTGAAGGCCGGATTCGACACCACGGCCGGGATCATCCCCCGCGACATCGAAGGGCTCGACGGCATCTTCTTCGGGCCGTTCCTGCACCACGGCTTCGACCACCTGTACAGCAACAGCGTGCCGCTGATCCTGCTCGGCACCTTCGTGCTCTCCACCGGCGCGCGGCGGTTCCTCTACTCGACCCTGCTGATCATGTTCGTCAGCGGGCTCGGGGTGTGGATCACGGGTTCGCCACATTCGATCGTGGTCGGTGCGAGCGGCGTGATCTTCGGGTACCTGGGCCTGCTGCTCATGCGCGGCATCGTCGAGCGGAGCTGGTGGAACCTGGGCGTGGTCGTACTGGTCGGCCTGCTCTACGGCTGGCAGCTGCTGGGGGTGCTGCCCACCGACGAGCCGATTTCCTGGCAGGGACACCTCTTCGGATTCTGCGGCGGACTGGTGGCCGCGATCCTGTTCCGGCGGCGCCGGCCGCGCGACGACGATCCGTACCGGTCGGAGTCCACGTTGACTCTTCCCTGACCGGGGGACACCCGCCGGTGGGACGGCTATTGCTTCGATGCCCGTTGTCCGCCTACGGTCGGATCAGCACAGCTGTTGATCAGTCCGTAAGCGGAGAGCGACGGTGGGCACATGCGTGAGGTCGATGTCGCCATAATCGGGGCCGGCCCCACCGGGCTCTTCGCGGCGTACTACGCGGGCTTCCGTGGCCTCTCGGTGGCCGTCATCGACGTGCTTCCCGAGCCCGGTGGGCAGGTCACCGCGATGTACCCGGAGAAGATGATCTACGACGTCGCCGGGTTCCCGTCGATCAAGGGGCGCGACCTGGTCGCCAACCTGGTCAGCCAGGCGGCGACGTTCGGGCCCGAATACCTGCTCGGGGTACGGGCGGAGAAGCTGTCGTACCTGGACGGCAAGCCGGTGCTGAGCCTCGCCAACGGCGACATGCTGCGCTGTGGCGCGATCATCGTCACCGCCGGCCTGGGCAGTTTCACCCCACGCCCGCTGCCGGCCGCCGAGAACTTCGTCGGGGGCGGCATCGTCTTCTTCGTACCGCACCTCGCCGATCTCGCCGGGCAGGACGTACTGATCGTCGGCGGCGGTGACTCGGCGTTCGACTGGTCCTTGGCCCTGCAACCCCTGGCCAGGTCGGTCACCCTGGTCCACCGTCGGGAGAAGTTCCGGGCCCACGCGGCCACCGTGGACCGGGTACGGGACCTGCCGGTACGCATCATCGTCAACGCCGAGGTGACGAAGCTGCACGGCGACGGCGCGGTGACCGGGGCCGACATCGCGGCCAAGGGCGCCGAGGTCGAGAGCATTCCGGTCGACACCGTGGTCGCCGCGCTGGGCTTCACCGCCGACCTTGGCCCGCTGACCGAGTGGGGTCTCGCGCTCGACAAGCGACACATCCTGGTCGACAGCACGATGGTCACCAACCTGCCGCGGATCTTCTCGGCCGGTGACATCACCGAATACCCGGGCAAGGTACGGCTGATCGCCACCGGCTTCGGCGAGGCCGCGACCGCGGTCAACAACGCCGCCGTGGTGATCAACCCCGCCGCCCACCTGTTCCCCGGTCACTCCTCCGACGCGGGC
The nucleotide sequence above comes from Plantactinospora soyae. Encoded proteins:
- a CDS encoding XRE family transcriptional regulator, which translates into the protein MPDRAHGRKLAFAAFVRKALDDARTTRAWTGTEVSRRTGVSRQTINRWVRGEWASDPEAERVVAFCEGLGLDPTVPFGVLGWDRATPSRPTPTAPPMDPDVEALLRRLVNPNVSDAEKFHIRETIRYLAYRPVLPLEVRKGRKQVG
- a CDS encoding PhoH family protein: MTTRRTNPRADDQNPTASGAPSRARGGRRTRTAAPAASAEPAPATRAYVLDTSVLLSDPGAFRRFAEHEVVVPLVVISELEGKRHHPELGWFARQSLRMLDDLRVQHGRLDQPVPANEVGGTMRVELNHADDGVLPPGFRNESNDTRILSVALNLAAEGRSVTLVSKDMPLRVKAASVGLTADEYRHGQASDPTWTGMAELELGEEQVNRLYDDAALDLDAAAGLPTHTGLVLHSPRGSALGRVLADKTVRLVRGDREAFGLRGRSAEQRVALDLLLDESIGIVSLGGRAGTGKSALALCAGLEAVMERGRHKKVIVFRPLYAVGGQELGYLPGSEAEKMSPWAQAVFDTLGAVVHGNVMDEVLSRGMLEVLPLTHIRGRSLHDAFVIVDEAQSLERGVLLTVLSRVGQGSRVVLTHDVAQRDNLRVGRHDGVTAVIEALKGHPIFAHVTLTRSERSPIAEVVTDLLEDIPL
- a CDS encoding aggregation-promoting factor C-terminal-like domain-containing protein; the encoded protein is MSRPWSRFGVRGLAVALLLGGVGGGYYLGEDREAQQHSIEAEAVADAQQAEWDLLRQRHAAHIVATAEQRAAAAEAARKADEIARAAAARAKKAEEAASRKREREKQKKEEAESATKPYTGPIPASCNEYSGNRKIGCALMLEKGFKIAEMPCLEKLWDHESGWNHKAENKSSGAYGIPQALPGSKMGSIASDWRTSPATQIKWGLGYIKGRYKTPCGAWTYFQDKGFY
- a CDS encoding rhomboid family intramembrane serine protease, yielding MSRGSDPNQFGTEAFYAALGRAFVAMCAVVPLLFVIEALDLWLKAGFDTTAGIIPRDIEGLDGIFFGPFLHHGFDHLYSNSVPLILLGTFVLSTGARRFLYSTLLIMFVSGLGVWITGSPHSIVVGASGVIFGYLGLLLMRGIVERSWWNLGVVVLVGLLYGWQLLGVLPTDEPISWQGHLFGFCGGLVAAILFRRRRPRDDDPYRSESTLTLP
- a CDS encoding NAD(P)/FAD-dependent oxidoreductase, translating into MREVDVAIIGAGPTGLFAAYYAGFRGLSVAVIDVLPEPGGQVTAMYPEKMIYDVAGFPSIKGRDLVANLVSQAATFGPEYLLGVRAEKLSYLDGKPVLSLANGDMLRCGAIIVTAGLGSFTPRPLPAAENFVGGGIVFFVPHLADLAGQDVLIVGGGDSAFDWSLALQPLARSVTLVHRREKFRAHAATVDRVRDLPVRIIVNAEVTKLHGDGAVTGADIAAKGAEVESIPVDTVVAALGFTADLGPLTEWGLALDKRHILVDSTMVTNLPRIFSAGDITEYPGKVRLIATGFGEAATAVNNAAVVINPAAHLFPGHSSDAG